In the genome of Vicia villosa cultivar HV-30 ecotype Madison, WI linkage group LG7, Vvil1.0, whole genome shotgun sequence, one region contains:
- the LOC131616240 gene encoding linoleate 9S-lipoxygenase has product MASFLFGKGSKLKGTVILMQKNVLDINELTAAQSPSGIIGGALGTIGSITGSIIDTATSFLGRSVALRLISGTSADASGKGKVSKEAYLEGLLTSIPTLGDKQSAFSIHFEWDSNMGIPGAFYIDNFMQGGEFFLVSLTLDDVPNVGSIKFVCNSWVYNSKKYKTDRIFFANKTYLPSDTPAPLVYYRQEELKTLRGDGTGERKEWDRIYDYDVYNDLGAPDQKATLARPVLGGSSTLPYPRRGRTGRKKTIKDPKSESRSDSVYLPRDESFGHVKSSDFLIYILKSASQNIVPQLRSVVTLQLNNPEFNTFQDVRSLYDGGIKLPTDILSKISPIPLFKELFRSDGESALKFPPPKVIQVDHSAWMTDEEFAREMIAGVNPHIIKKVESFPIKSNLDSQLYGDNTSTITTEHLEPNLGGVTVEAAIQTNRLFVLDHHDPLFPYLRKINATDTKAYATRTVLFLQDNGTLKPLAIELSTPHPDGDSFGPVSKVYLPAGEGVEASIWLLAKAFVVVNDSCYHQLVSHWLNTHAVVEPFIIATNRHLSVVHPIYKLLLPHYRDTMNINALARNVLVNAEGIIESTFLWGNYAMEMSAVVYKDWVFTDQGLPNDLIKRGVAVEDPSAPYGIRLLIEDYPYASDGLEIWAAIKAWVEEYVNFYYKSDGAIAQDAELQAFWKELVEVGHGDLKNATWWFKMQTRKELIEACTILIWIASALHAAVNFGQYPYGGYILNRPTKSRRFMPEKGTAEYDDLAKNYEKAYLRTITPKNDTLTDLTIIEVLSRHASDEQYLGERSEGDDWTSDTQPKEAFKRFGKKLAEIEQKLTQRNNDETLRNRYGPVKMPYTLLYPSSEEGLTCRGIPNSISI; this is encoded by the exons ATGGCTTCGTTTTTGTTTGGTAAGGGTTCAAAACTGAAGGGAACTGTGATTTTGATGCAAAAGAATGTGTTGGACATTAATGAGCTCACTGCAGCTCAAAGCCCTAGTGGTATTATCGGTGGTGCTCTCGGTACTATCGGTAGTATCACAGGCTCTATAATTGATACTGCCACCTCTTTCTTGGGTCGTTCGGTCGCTCTGAGGTTGATCAGTGGTACCAGTGCCGATG CAAGTGGAAAGGGAAAAGTGTCAAAAGAGGCATACTTGGAAGGTCTTCTTACCTCCATACCAACCTTGGGAGACAAGCAATCTGCTTTCAGCATTCATTTTGAATGGGACAGTAACATGGGAATTCCAGGAGCTTTTTACATTGATAATTTCATGCAAGGTGGTGAATTCTTCCTTGTGAGTTTGACACTTGATGATGTTCCAAATGTTGGAAGCATCAAATTTGTTTGTAACTCATGGGTTTACAATTCTAAAAAGTACAAAACCGATCGCATTTTCTTCGCCAACAAG ACGTATCTTCCAAGTGATACTCCGGCTCCATTAGTGTACTATAGACAAGAAGAGTTAAAGACTTTAAGAGGAGATGGAACAGGAGAGCGCAAAGAATGGGATAGAATATATGATTACGATGTTTACAATGATTTGGGAGCTCCTGACCAAAAAGCTACCTTGGCTCGTCCAGTTCTCGGAGGATCAAGCACTTTGCCTTATCCTCGAAGGGGAAGAACCGGCCGAAAGAAAACTATAAAAG ATCCCAAGAGTGAGAGTCGAAGTGACAGTGTATATCTTCCAAGAGATGAATCATTTGGTCACGTGAAATCTTCGGACTTTCTTATTTACATACTCAAATCAGCATCTCAAAATATCGTACCTCAATTGAGATCTGTAGTGACATTACAACTCAATAACCCGGAGTTTAACACCTTTCAAGATGTGCGCTCGCTTTATGATGGTGGAATTAAGCTTCCTACTGATATACTAAGCAAGATTAGTCCAATCCCATTGTTCAAGGAACTCTTCCGATCTGATGGCGAATCAGCCCTtaaatttccaccaccaaaagTGATTCAAG TGGATCATTCTGCATGGATGACTGATGAGGAATTTGCAAGAGAGATGATTGCCGGAGTGAATCCACACATCATCAAAAAAGTTGAG AGTTTTCCAATAAAGAGCAACTTAGACAGCCAACTCTATGGTGATAACACCAGCACAATAACAACAGAACACTTGGAACCAAACTTGGGAGGAGTCACTGTTGAAGCG GCTATCCAGACCAACAGATTGTTCGTACTGGATCACCatgatccattatttccatatTTGAGGAAAATAAATGCAACTGACACAAAGGCGTATGCTACAAGAACCGTCCTTTTCTTGCAAGATAATGGAACTTTGAAGCCATTGGCCATTGAGCTGAGTACACCACATCCGGACGGTGATAGTTTTGGTCCTGTTAGTAAAGTTTACTTGCCTGCAGGTGAAGGTGTTGAAGCTTCAATTTGGCTCCTTGCCAAGGCTTTCGTTGTTGTAAATGACTCATGCTATCACCAACTTGTTAGCCATTG GTTGAACACCCATGCTGTTGTTGAGCCATTCATCATAGCAACAAACAGACATCTCAGTGTGGTTCACCCTATTTATAAGCTCTTACTTCCACATTACCGTGACACGATGAACATCAATGCACTTGCTAGAAATGTCTTGGTGAATGCTGAGGGTATTATAGAGTCAACATTCTTGTGGGGAAATTATGCTATGGAAATGTCTGCTGTTGTTTACAAGGATTGGGTTTTCACTGACCAAGGACTACCTAATGATCTCATCAAAAG AGGAGTGGCCGTTGAGGATCCATCTGCTCCATACGGCATCCGCCTTTTGATAGAGGACTATCCTTATGCTTCTGATGGACTAGAGATATGGGCTGCTATTAAGGCATGGGTTGAAGAATATGTGAATTTCTACTACAAATCAGATGGAGCTATTGCACAAGATGCTGAACTCCAAGCATTCTGGAAAGAACTTGTAGAGGTAGGTCATGGTGACTTGAAGAATGCTACGTGGTGGTTTAAGATGCAAACTCGTAAGGAGTTGATTGAAGCATGCACCATCCTCATATGGATTGCTTCAGCACTTCATGCAGCTGTTAACTTCGGACAGTATCCATATGGAGGATACATCCTTAACCGACCAACTAAAAGCAGAAGGTTCATGCCCGAGAAGGGAACCGCTGAGTATGATGATCTTGCTAAGAACTACGAGAAGGCGTATTTGAGGACAATCACACCAAAGAATGATACTCTTACTGACTTGACCATCATAGAGGTTTTGTCAAGGCATGCTTCTGATGAGCAATACCTTGGAGAGAGAAGTGAAGGTGATGATTGGACTTCTGATACACAACCAAAAGAGGCTTTCAAGAGGTTTGGAAAGAAGTTGGCTGAAATTGAACAAAAACTCACTCAAAGGAACAATGATGAGACACTAAGGAATAGGTATGGACCTGTGAAGATGCCATATACTTTGCTTTATCCTTCTAGTGAGGAAGGATTGACTTGCAGAGGCATTCCCAACAGTATCTCCATCTAA
- the LOC131616243 gene encoding uncharacterized protein LOC131616243: protein MIHIYKKKVSKIIIQIGFDILKVHIVKLGEIRLGFGFGAWRVKLQGIEDGIDKLWLAHDIRDECCNFKPEHWYPDRPISTSQFAKTAVLRRCSNIQNAPIGDSSITILLLELHRVTSSRCSWVEENHKMIILSMSLMFAFHHGPMGIKELTVLWSNVEFLGVVAD, encoded by the exons AtgatacatatttataaaaaaaaagtttctaAAATCATTATACAAATTGGATTTGACATATTAAAAGTGCACATAGTAAAATTGGGGGAAATTAGGTTAGGGTTTGGATTTGGGGCTTGGAGAGTTAAATTGCAAGGAATTGAAGATGGAATAGATAAATTATGGTTGGCACATGATATAAGAGATGAATGTTGCAACTTCAAACCTGAACATTGGTATCCAGATCGTCCCATCTCAACTTCTCAG TTTGCAAAAACGGCGGTGCTCCGGCGGTGTTCTAATATCCAAAATGCCCCTATTGGAGACTCTTCGATTACGATTTTGCTCCTCGAACTACATCGTGTTACTAGTTCTCGATGCTCCTGGGTTGAAGAAAATCACAAGATGATCATACTCTCCATGTCCTTGATGTTCGCATTCCATCATG GTCCGATGGGGATCAAGGAGCTCACGGTCTTATGGTCCAATGTAGAGTTCCTGGGAGTTGTTGCGGATTAA
- the LOC131616242 gene encoding linoleate 9S-lipoxygenase-like — protein sequence MTTSLKGIVVLVQKNSFHFNPHAAAQSFGGFIETVIDGPDDIDDSALDTAESFLGLSVALRLISATRADGNGQGIVGKQTFLEGVLTSIPTLEDKQAAYSIHFEWDHNMGVPGAFYIENFKQDEFFLVSLTLEDVPKHGTLNFVCNSWIYSVTKYETNRIFFTNKTYLPNEIPYPLVYYVHEELKALRGYGTGERKVWERIYDYDVYNDLGEPDKDASWARPILGGPGSLPYPRRGRTGRKATETDPKSESRTDYFYIPRDELLGHVESSDFLVDIFKLVSRNTIPEIRSLDLPEFNTFEDVLSLFYGESSKFSMPKVIQVDHSAWMTDEEFAREMIAGVNPMVIRKISEFPPESKVDRQLFGDNTTTITKEHLEPNMDGVNVEQAIQNNRLYILDHYDSIFPFLRKINETGAKAYASRTILFLQDDGTLKPLAIELSLPHPKGDIFGSVSNVYLPASEGVEASIWLLAKAYVVVNDACYHQLISHWLNTHAVVEPFIIATNRHLSVVHPIQKLLLPHYRNTMNINASARDTLISAGGIIESTYLLGRYTMEMSAVVYKDWVFTEAGLPSDLIKRGVAVEDPSSPHGLRLLIKDYPYASDGLEIWGAIKSWVEEYVNFYYKSDETVVHDSQLHAFWKELVEVGHGDLKHATWWFKMHTRAELIEACTILIWIASSLHASVNFGQYPYGGYIVNRPTKSRRFMPEEGSPEYDELAKDYEKVYLSTITPQAETIWNMTVIEVLSTHVIDEQYLGQRIEGDLWTSDSQPIEAYKRFGTKLAEIEKKLIEKNNDKSLRNRYGPVKMPYTILYPTSEPGLTFRGIPNSVSI from the exons ATGACTACATCACTGAAAGGAATTGTGGTGTTGGTGCAAAAGAATTCGTTTCACTTTAACCCTCACGCAGCAGCTCAAAGCTTTGGCGGTTTCATAGAAACTGTTATCGATGGTCCTGATGACATCGATGACTCTGCACTTGATACCGCCGAATCTTTCTTAGGATTGTCCGTGGCTCTCAGATTGATCAGTGCTACAAGGGCTGACG GAAATGGGCAGGGAATAGTTGGAAAACAAACATTTTTGGAAGGTGTTCTCACTTCCATACCAACATTGGAAGACAAACAAGCTGCTTATAGTATTCATTTTGAATGGGACCATAACATGGGAGTTCCAGGAGCTTTTTATATTGAGAATTTTAAGCAAGATGAATTCTTCCTTGTGAGCTTGACACTTGAAGATGTTCCAAAACATGGAACCTTAAACTTTGTTTGCAACTCATGGATTTACAGTGTCACAAAGTACGAAACTAACAGAATATTCTTTACCAACAAG ACATACCTTCCAAATGAAATACCCTATCCGTTAGTGTATTATGTACATGAAGAATTGAAAGCTTTAAGAGGATATGGAACTGGAGAGCGCAAGGTATGGGAAAGAATATATGATTATGATGTCTACAATGATTTGGGTGAGCCGGACAAAGATGCTTCCTGGGCTCGTCCAATTCTTGGGGGACCAGGATCCTTGCCTTACCCTCGAAGGGGAAGAACGGGAAGGAAAGCAACCGAAACAG ATCCAAAGAGTGAGAGTCGAACTGACTATTTCTACATACCTAGAGATGAATTACTTGGCCACGTGGAATCGTCAGACTTTCTTGTTGACATATTCAAATTAGTATCTCGAAATACCATACCTGAGATAAGATCTCTGGATCTACCCGAGTTTAACACCTTTGAAGACGTGCTCTCTCTTTTCTATGGTGAATCAAGTAAATTTTCGATGCCAAAAGTTATTCAAG TGGATCATTCTGCATGGATGACTGATGAGGAATTCGCAAGAGAGATGATTGCTGGCGTAAATCCAATGGTCATCAGAAAAATTTCG GAGTTTCCACCAGAGAGCAAGGTAGATAGGCAACTCTTTGGTGATAATACCACCACAATAACCAAAGAACACTTGGAGCCAAACATGGATGGGGTCAATGTGGAACAAGCTATACAAAACAATAGATTGTATATACTTGATCATTACGATTCAATATTTCCATTTTTGAGGAAAATAAATGAAACTGGGGCCAAGGCATATGCTTCCAGGACCATTCTTTTTTTGCAAGACGATGGAACTTTGAAGCCATTGGCCATTGAACTAAGTCTACCACATCCTAAAGGTGATATTTTTGGTTCTGTTAGTAATGTTTACTTGCCAGCAAGTGAAGGTGTCGAAGCTTCAATTTGGCTCCTTGCCAAAGCTTACGTTGTTGTAAATGACGCATGTTATCACCAACTTATCAGCCATTG GTTGAACACTCATGCTGTTGTTGAGCCATTCATCATAGCAACTAACAGACATCTTAGTGTGGTTCATCCTATTCAAAAATTATTACTTCCACACTACCGTAACACGATGAACATAAATGCCAGTGCACGAGATACTTTGATCAGTGCAGGGGGCATTATAGAGTCAACATACTTGTTGGGAAGGTATACTATGGAAATGTCTGCTGTTGTCTACAAAGATTGGGTTTTCACTGAAGCAGGACTACCTAGTGATCTAATCAAAAG AGGAGTAGCTGTTGAGGATCCGTCTTCTCCACACGGTCTTCGCCTTCTGATAAAGGACTACCCTTATGCTTCTGATGGACTAGAGATATGGGGTGCTATTAAGTCATGGGTTGAAGAATATGTGAATTTCTACTACAAGTCAGATGAAACTGTTGTACATGATTCCCAACTCCATGCATTTTGGAAAGAACTTGTAGAAGTGGGTCATGGTGACTTGAAGCATGCAACATGGTGGTTTAAAATGCACACTCGTGCAGAATTGATTGAAGCTTGTACCATCCTCATATGGATTGCTTCATCACTTCATGCATCGGTTAACTTTGGACAATACCCTTACGGAGGATACATTGTTAACCGACCAACTAAAAGCCGAAGATTCATGCCTGAGGAAGGATCTCCTGAATATGATGAACTTGCTAAGGACTACGAGAAGGTGTATTTGAGTACAATCACACCACAGGCTGAAACCATTTGGAACATGACCGTTATTGAGGTATTGTCAACGCATGTTATTGATGAGCAATACCTCGGACAGAGAATCGAAGGTGATCTTTGGACTTCTGATTCACAGCCAATAGAGGCCTACAAGAGGTTTGGAACAAAGTTGGCTGAAATTGAGAAAAAACTCATTGAAAAGAACAATGATAAGTCATTGAGAAACCGATATGGGCCGGTGAAGATGCCATACACTATACTTTATCCTACCAGTGAACCAGGATTGACCTTTAGAGGCATTCCTAACAGTGTCTCCATCTAA
- the LOC131616241 gene encoding linoleate 9S-lipoxygenase-like has translation MFPSLLFGRGQKLKGTVVLMQKNVLDINALTAAQSPTGIIGGALGAIGSITGSIIDTATSFLGRSVALKLISCTSADASGKGRVSNPAFLEGLVTSIPTLGDKQCAFSVYFDWDSNMGIPGAFYIDNFMQGEFFLVSLTLEDVPNHGTINFVCNSWIYNYRKYKTNRIFFANKTYLPSETPAPLMYYRQEELKTLRGNGTGERKECDRIYDYDVYNDLGAPDKKATLARPVLGGSSILPYPRRGRTGRQPTRKDPKSESRSDIVYLPRDESFGHVKSSDFLVYILKSASQNIIPQLKSVVTLQLNNPEFNTFEDVRSLYDGGIKLPTEILSQISPIPLFKELFRSDGESALKFPPPKVVQVDHSAWMTDEEFAREMIAGVNPHIIKKLQNFPPKSSLDNQLYGDNTSTITKEHLEPNMGGVTVEGAIQTNRLYILDHHDPLFPYLRKINATDTKAYATRTILFLKDDGTLKPLAIELSTPHPDGDSFGPVSKIYLPASEGVEASIWLLAKAFVIVNDSCYHQLVSHWLNTHAVVEPFIIATNRHLSVVHPIHKLLLPHYRDTMNINALARNVLVNAEGIIESTFLWGNYAMEMSAVVYKDWVFTDQGLPNDLIKRGVAVEDSSAPYGLRLFIEDYPYASDGLEIWAAIETWVEEYVNFYYKSDGAIAQDSELQAFWKEVVEVGHGDLKNATWWFKMQTRKELIEACTILIWIASALHAAVNFGQYPYGGYILNRPTKSRRFMPEKGTPEYDELSKNYEKAYLRTITPKKDTLTDLTIIEILSRHASDEQYLGERIEGDVWTCDSQPKEAFKRFGKKLAEIEEKLTQRNKDEKLRNRYGPVEMPYTLLCPSSAEGLTCRGIPNSISI, from the exons ATGTTTCCTTCATTATTGTTTGGTAGAGGCCAAAAACTGAAGGGAACTGTGGTGTTGATGCAAAAGAATGTTTTGGACATCAATGCCCTCACTGCAGCTCAAAGCCCCACCGGTATCATCGGTGGTGCCCTTGGTGCTATTGGCAGTATCACCGGCTCTATAATTGATACCGCCACCTCCTTCTTGGGACGTTCTGTCGCTCTCAAGTTGATCAGTTGTACCAGTGCCGATG CAAGTGGAAAAGGAAGAGTGTCAAACCCGGCATTCTTGGAAGGTCTTGTTACCTCCATACCAACATTGGGAGACAAACAATGTGCTTTCAGTGTTTATTTTGATTGGGACAGTAATATGGGAATTCCAGGAGCTTTTTACATTGATAATTTTATGCAAGGTGAATTCTTCCTTGTGAGTTTGACACTTGAAGATGTTCCAAATCATGGAACCATCAACTTTGTTTGTAACTCATGGATTTACAATTATAGAAAGTATAAAACTAACCGCATCTTCTTTGCAAACAAG ACATATCTTCCAAGTGAAACTCCGGCTCCATTAATGTACTACAGACAAGAAGAGTTAAAGACTTTAAGAGGAAATGGAACTGGAGAACGTAAAGAATGTGATAGAATATATGATTATGATGTTTACAATGATTTGGGAGCTCCTGACAAAAAAGCCACCTTGGCTCGTCCAGTTCTTGGAGGATCAAGCATTCTGCCTTACCCTCGAAGGGGAAGAACTGGCCGACAACCAACTAGAAAAG ATCCTAAGAGTGAGAGTCGAAGTGACATTGTTTATCTTCCAAGAGATGAATCATTTGGTCATGTGAAGTCATCAGACTTTCTTGTTTACATACTCAAATCAGCATCCCAAAATATCATACCTCAATTGAAATCTGTAGTTACATTACAACTCAATAACCCTGAGTTTAACACGTTTGAAGACGTGCGCTCGCTTTATGATGGTGGAATTAAGCTTCCTACTGAGATACTAAGCCAGATTAGTCCAATACCATTGTTCAAGGAACTCTTCCGATCTGACGGTGAATCTGCACTtaaatttccaccaccaaaagTGGTTCAAG TGGATCATTCTGCATGGATGACTGATGAGGAATTCGCAAGGGAGATGATTGCTGGTGTCAATCCACACATCATCAAAAAACTTCAG AATTTTCCACCAAAGAGCAGTTTAGATAACCAACTCTATGGTGATAACACCAGTACAATAACCAAAGAACACTTGGAGCCAAACATGGGCGGAGTCACCGTAGAAGGG GCTATCCAAACCAACAGATTGTACATACTTGATCACCatgatccattatttccatatTTGAGAAAAATAAATGCAACTGATACAAAGGCATATGCTACAAGGACCATCCTTTTCTTGAAAGATGATGGAACCTTGAAGCCATTGGCCATTGAACTGAGTACTCCACATCCCGACGGTGATAGTTTTGGTCCTGTTAGTAAAATTTACCTGCCTGCAAGTGAAGGTGTTGAAGCTTCAATTTGGCTCCTTGCCAAGGCTTTTGTTATCGTAAATGACTCGTGTTATCACCAACTTGTTAGCCATTG GTTGAACACTCATGCTGTTGTTGAGCCATTCATCATAGCAACAAATAGACATCTTAGTGTGGTTCATCCTATTCATAAACTTTTACTTCCACATTACCGTGACACAATGAACATCAATGCACTTGCTAGAAATGTGTTGGTGAATGCTGAGGGTATTATAGAATCAACATTCTTGTGGGGAAATTATGCTATGGAAATGTCTGCTGTTGTTTACAAGGATTGGGTTTTCACTGACCAAGGACTACCTAACGATCTAATCAAAAG AGGAGTGGCTGTTGAGGATTCATCTGCTCCATACGGTCTTCGTCTTTTTATAGAGGACTACCCTTATGCTTCTGATGGACTAGAGATATGGGCTGCTATTGAGACATGGGTTGAGGAATATGTGAATTTCTACTACAAATCAGATGGAGCTATTGCACaagattctgaactccaagcatTTTGGAAAGAAGTTGTAGAGGTGGGTCATGGCGACTTGAAGAATGCTACATGGTGGTTTAAGATGCAAACTCGTAAGGAGTTGATCGAAGCATGCACTATCCTCATATGGATAGCTTCAGCACTTCATGCCGCTGTAAATTTTGGACAGTATCCGTATGGAGGATACATCCTTAACCGGCCAACTAAGAGCAGGAGATTCATGCCTGAGAAAGGAACCCCTGAGTATGATGAGCTTTCTAAGAACTACGAGAAGGCGTATTTGAGGACAATCACACCAAAGAAGGATACTCTTACTGACCTGACCATTATAGAGATCCTGTCAAGGCATGCTTCTGATGAGCAATACCTTGGAGAGAGAATTGAAGGTGATGTTTGGACTTGTGATTCACAACCAAAAGAGGCTTTCAAGAGGTTTGGAAAGAAGCTGGCTGAAATTGAAGAAAAACTCACTCAAAGGAACAAAGATGAGAAGCTAAGGAATAGGTATGGGCCTGTGGAGATGCCTTACACTTTGCTTTGTCCTTCTAGTGCGGAAGGATTGACTTGCCGAGGAATCCCCAATAGTATCTCTATCTAA
- the LOC131618083 gene encoding linoleate 9S-lipoxygenase-like, whose amino-acid sequence MYAGVKSWIKRDQKVKGTVLLMQKNVLDINDLTSATSTSGLIKGGLKVAGGITNSLIDTYTSGWGRSVAFRLISATATDGSGKGKVGKETFLEGLVTSIPILGAGQSAFDIHFEWDSEMGIPGAVYVESNMQGEFFLVSLTLEDIPNHGTINFVCNSWIYNHSKYKTERIFFANKTYLPSETPAPLLYYRQEELKTLRGDGTGERVEYERIYDYDVYNDLGNLDKKASLARPVIGGSSNMPYPRRGRTGRKPSKKDPKSERRSDFFYIPRDESFGHLKSSDFLVYILKSASQNFVPQLRSIVTLQLNNSEFNTFDEIRSLYEGGFKLPTGILSKLSPIPFFKEIFRTDGESALKFPPPKVIQVNQSAWMTDEEFAREMIAGVNPHIIKRLQEFPPKSKLDIQLYGDNTSTITKEHLETNMGGVTVEQAIQNNQLYILDHHDPIYRFLRKINETDTKTYATRTIVFLQNDGTLKPLAIELSKPHPQADSFGPVSKVYLPAKEGVEASIWFLAKAFVVVNDATYHQLCSHWLNTHAVVEPFIIATNRHLSVVHPIHKLLLPHYRDTMNINALARNVLVNAEGIIESTFLGGAYSVEMSSFVYKDWVFTEQGLTHDLLKRGVAVEDPASPHGLRLLIEDYPYASDGLEIWDAIKSWVEEYVNFYYKSDAAVAQDYELQAFWKEVVEVGHGDLKDATWWFKMQTRAELIEACTILIWIASALHAAVNFGQYPYGGYILNRPTKSRRLMPEKGSAEYDELSKNFQKAYLKTITPKKDALTDLTILEVLSRHASDEQYLGQRNEGELWTSDSLPLEAFKRFGRKLAEIEQKLVERNNDESLRNRYGPVKMPYTLLYPSSEEGLTCRGIPNSISI is encoded by the exons ATGTATGCAGGAGTGAAAAGTTGGATCAAGAGAGACCAAAAGGTGAAGGGGACAGTTCTGTTGATGCAAAAGAATGTTTTGGACATTAATGATCTTACTTCAGCTACAAGCACCagtggtttaatcaaaggtggaCTCAAAGTTGCTGGTGGCATTACAAACTCTTTGATTGACACTTACACTTCAGGTTGGGGCCGTTCCGTCGCTTTCAGGTTGATCAGTGCTACCGCTACAGATG GAAGTGGAAAAGGGAAAGTGGGGAAGGAAACATTTCTAGAAGGTCTTGTTACTTCCATACCGATATTGGGAGCTGGACAGTCTGCATTTGATATTCATTTTGAATGGGATAGTGAGATGGGGATTCCGGGAGCAGTTTATGTTGAGAGCAATATGCAAGGAGAATTCTTTCTTGTAAGTTTGACACTTGAAGATATTCCCAATCATGGAACTATCAACTTTGTTTGCAACTCATGGATTTATaaccattcaaaatataaaaCCGAACGCATTTTCTTCGCAAACAAG ACATATCTTCCAAGTGAAACACCGGCTCCATTACTCTACTATAGACAAGAAGAATTAAAGACTTTAAGAGGAGATGGAACAGGAGAGCGCGTGGAATATGAAAGGATCTATGATTACGATGTGTACAATGATTTGGGTAATCTTGACAAGAAAGCTAGCTTAGCTCGTCCGGTTATTGGAGGATCTAGCAACATGCCTTACCCTAGAAGGGGGAGAACCGGTAGAAAACCATCTAAGAAAG ATCCGAAAAGTGAGAGACGGAGCGACTTTTTTTACATTCCAAGAGATGAATCATTTGGTCATTTGAAGTCTTCAGACTTTCTTGTTTACATACTCAAATCAGCATCTCAAAATTTCGTTCCTCAATTGAGATCTATAGTTACGTTACAACTCAATAATTCTGAGTTTAACACATTCGATGAAATTCGTTCATTATACGAGGGTGGATTTAAATTACCTACCGGTATACTTAGCAAACTTAGCCCTAtaccatttttcaaagaaatcttTCGAACTGATGGTGAATCGGCCCTTAAGTTTCCACCACCTAAAGTGATTCAAG TGAATCAGTCTGCATGGATGACCGATGAAGAATTTGCAAGGGAGATGATCGCTGGTGTGAATCCACACATCATCAAAAGGCTTCAA GAGTTTCCACCAAAAAGCAAGCTAGATATCCAACTCTATGGTGATAATACCAGCACTATAACCAAAGAACACTTGGAAACAAACATGGGAGGAGTCACTGTAGAACAA GCTATCCAAAACAACCAACTTTACATACTTGATCACCACGACCCAATATATCGATTTTTAAGGAAAATAAACGAAACTGATACAAAGACATATGCTACTAGAACCATCGTTTTCTTACAAAATGATGGAACTTTGAAGCCATTGGCCATTGAGCTAAGTAAGCCACATCCTCAAGCTGATAGTTTTGGTCCTGTTAGTAAAGTTTACTTGCCTGCAAAAGAAGGTGTTGAAGCTTCAATTTGGTTCCTCGCCAAGGCTTTCGTTGTTGTAAACGATGCCACATATCACCAACTTTGTAGCCATTG GTTGAACACTCACGCCGTTGTTGAGCCATTCATCATAGCGACAAATAGGCATCTTAGTGTGGTTCACCCTATTCATAAACTTTTACTTCCACATTATCGCGACACAATGAACATCAATGCACTTGCTAGAAATGTCTTGGTCAATGCTGAGGGTATTATAGAATCAACATTCTTGGGCGGTGCATATTCTGTTGAAATGTCTTCTTTTGTATACAAAGATTGGGTTTTCACTGAGCAAGGATTGACTCATGATCTACTCAAAAG GGGAGTGGCTGTTGAGGATCCAGCTTCCCCGCACGGTCTTCGTCTTCTGATAGAGGACTACCCTTATGCTTCTGATGGACTAGAGATATGGGATGCTATTAAATCATGGGTTGAAGAATATGTGAACTTCTACTACAAGTCAGATGCTGCTGTTGCGCAAGATTATGAACTCCAAGCATTTTGGAAAGAAGTTGTAGAAGTAGGTCATGGTGATTTGAAGGATGCTACATGGTGGTTCAAGATGCAAACTCGTGCAGAGTTGATTGAAGCATGCACCATCCTCATATGGATAGCATCAGCACTTCATGCAGCTGTTAATTTTGGACAGTATCCTTATGGAGGATACATCCTTAATCGACCAACGAAAAGCCGAAGACTAATGCCTGAAAAAGGGTCTGCTGAATATGATGAGCTTTCGAAGAACTTTCAGAAGGCGTATTTGAAAACAATCACACCAAAAAAAGATGCCCTTACCGACCTAACAATCTTAGAGGTCTTATCAAGGCATGCTTCGGATGAGCAGTATCTTGGACAGAGAAATGAAGGTGAGCTTTGGACTTCTGATTCACTGCCATTAGAGGCTTTCAAGAGGTTTGGAAGGAAGTTGGCTGAAATTGAGCAAAAGCTTGTTGAAAGGAACAACGATGAGTCGTTGAGGAATCGATATGGGCCTGTGAAGATGCCATATACTTTGCTTTATCCTTCTAGTGAGGAAGGATTGACTTGCAGAGGCATTCCCAATAGTATCTCCATCTAA